The genomic window ACCGCGCGTCGGGCGATCCGAGAGGTGACATCCTTGCGCCTTCGGGCCAGTTCCCAGCGAACGTATTCCTCCGGCGGAAGCTCGACCGCCAGGCCTTCGCTGGGCGAGACGCCCCACTCGTCCTCGTCGGTCATGTCGGGGAACTTGTGGATATTTCCACCCGACGGACGGTAGTAGCTCTCAACCGTCAGCTTCAGGAAGCTGGCCCCTCCTTCGAGAGGGATGATGTTCTGCACCGACCCCTTGCCGAACGACCGTTCGCCCACCACCTTCGCCCGGCCGGCATCTTGCAGGCAGGCCGAGACGATCTCGGCGGCCGAGGCCGAGTGGCTGTTCACCAGCACGACCATTGGGAACCCGTCGTAGGTGCCGCTGCTGTTGGCCATGAACCGTCGCTCTCGGGTGTTCCGCCCTTTCGTACTGACGATCAACCCACCATCGACGAACAGGTCCGACACTTCCACGGCCGACGACAGCAGGCCGCCGGGGTTGGTCCGCAGGTCGAGGATCAAGCCGCGCATCCCCTCGCTCTTGAGCTGCTCCAGGGCACGTCGGATGTCGGCCGCGGTCGTCTGGTAGAAGCTGCTCACGCGGATGTAGCCGATCTTCGCTTCGGGATCGATGAAATATTCCCACGAGTCGTCGGCTCGGCGGTCGACCCCCAGCACGCTTTCCGAGGCGATCACCTCGCGGGTCACCTCCAGCGTTTCCGAT from Tautonia marina includes these protein-coding regions:
- a CDS encoding S41 family peptidase, translated to MPQRNLLAIAAVGLASIACWQTSRGDSKDSKDELMELYGVFIDAVEQVESNYVRDVSRRELLESALQGMLQNLDPHSTYYSETEWKKFQRTFEGSFSGIGIQVEVDAKSKRLKVLAPLIGTPAYEAGILAGDLILDVDGESTEGITQDKAVEMLQGRPGTSVKLTVLHPGSEKSETLEVTREVIASESVLGVDRRADDSWEYFIDPEAKIGYIRVSSFYQTTAADIRRALEQLKSEGMRGLILDLRTNPGGLLSSAVEVSDLFVDGGLIVSTKGRNTRERRFMANSSGTYDGFPMVVLVNSHSASAAEIVSACLQDAGRAKVVGERSFGKGSVQNIIPLEGGASFLKLTVESYYRPSGGNIHKFPDMTDEDEWGVSPSEGLAVELPPEEYVRWELARRRKDVTSRIARRAVEEDQAEGEIPPDRQLDKALEVLRADLSEEEADDEPEEPDDTAPEEESETPTL